One Synechococcus sp. JA-2-3B'a(2-13) genomic window carries:
- a CDS encoding YccF domain-containing protein: MLAPFGKEVVEYPDANSPLLLIFNVIWLLLFGWPLVLNHLFWAVILAITIVGIPFAKQHMKLIILSLLPFGRDLR; this comes from the coding sequence GTGCTTGCCCCCTTCGGAAAGGAAGTGGTGGAGTATCCCGATGCCAACAGCCCGCTGCTGCTGATCTTTAACGTCATCTGGCTGTTGCTGTTTGGCTGGCCGTTGGTGCTTAACCATCTCTTCTGGGCTGTGATTCTGGCAATCACCATTGTTGGGATCCCCTTTGCCAAACAACACATGAAGTTAATTATTTTGTCGTTGTTGCCCTTTGGCCGAGATCTGCGCTGA
- a CDS encoding MDR family MFS transporter: protein MWIPSWWPKLSFQVWLIFIGRLLSQTGTGFTLFYASLFFVNQVGLTATQVGLGLGIMAFAGVFGRILGGSMADGAWGRRSTLILSLAISTLGSFGFALSYDFWSFALANMAAGLGQGLYWPPAEAIVADLTTREQRNEAYALNRLGDNLGLSLGVAMASTLVALTGAYRLLFVIDGVTFLIFLAVLWFFIRETRATCPAAEPVLAGWKTALRDRSLLVFGLSNILFTTYVAQLSSSMPLYFRNGVGIPEVQIGILFALHGALIALLQMPVARWLNRRTRIQGLQGSALMWGVGFLLVWLSGLAAELGAPAPAVAVLALAVLSLALVSYNPSASALVADLAPDHLRGVYLSVNSLCWAAGFALGPMIGGMALDLPQPWASGLWIFWVITVSWVWGILRFLNRILPCKVNRAAVPPVMEPAPLGDAER from the coding sequence ATGTGGATCCCTTCTTGGTGGCCGAAGCTCAGTTTTCAGGTTTGGCTGATCTTTATCGGTCGGCTGCTTTCCCAAACTGGAACCGGCTTTACCTTGTTTTATGCCAGTCTCTTTTTTGTGAATCAGGTGGGGCTGACCGCCACCCAAGTGGGCCTGGGGCTAGGCATTATGGCTTTTGCCGGGGTGTTTGGCCGCATCCTGGGCGGCTCGATGGCCGATGGAGCTTGGGGGCGCCGTTCCACTTTGATCCTCTCTCTGGCTATTTCCACCTTGGGGTCGTTTGGGTTTGCGCTCTCCTATGACTTCTGGAGTTTTGCCCTGGCCAATATGGCTGCAGGCTTGGGGCAGGGGTTGTACTGGCCGCCTGCGGAAGCGATTGTAGCAGATCTAACCACTCGTGAGCAGCGCAACGAAGCCTACGCTCTCAACCGTCTGGGGGATAACCTGGGCCTCAGCCTTGGGGTGGCTATGGCCAGCACGCTGGTGGCTCTGACGGGGGCCTATCGGCTCTTGTTTGTAATCGACGGTGTCACTTTTCTAATCTTTCTGGCAGTACTTTGGTTTTTTATCCGGGAAACTCGGGCGACTTGTCCGGCAGCAGAGCCTGTGTTGGCAGGTTGGAAAACCGCCCTTAGAGATCGCTCCCTTTTGGTGTTTGGCCTGTCGAATATCCTGTTCACCACCTATGTGGCCCAGCTCAGCAGCAGCATGCCCCTTTACTTCCGCAATGGGGTAGGGATCCCAGAGGTGCAAATCGGCATTTTGTTTGCCTTGCATGGGGCCTTGATCGCTCTGCTGCAGATGCCGGTGGCCCGTTGGTTGAATCGCCGGACGCGCATCCAAGGGTTGCAGGGATCCGCCCTGATGTGGGGGGTGGGATTTCTTTTGGTTTGGCTTAGCGGTCTGGCGGCGGAATTGGGGGCTCCGGCCCCGGCGGTGGCAGTCTTGGCGCTGGCGGTGCTCTCTTTGGCGTTGGTGAGCTACAACCCCTCTGCCTCTGCTTTGGTGGCGGATTTGGCGCCGGATCACTTGCGGGGGGTGTATCTGTCGGTCAACTCCCTCTGCTGGGCGGCGGGGTTTGCTCTTGGCCCAATGATTGGGGGGATGGCCTTGGACTTGCCGCAACCGTGGGCAAGCGGGTTGTGGATCTTTTGGGTGATCACCGTCAGTTGGGTTTGGGGGATCCTCCGCTTTCTGAACCGCATTCTGCCCTGCAAGGTGAATAGGGCCGCAGTGCCTCCGGTGATGGAGCCCGCTCCCCTCGGTGACGCAGAACGCTAG